A genomic region of Hydrogenovibrio crunogenus contains the following coding sequences:
- the ccoS gene encoding cbb3-type cytochrome oxidase assembly protein CcoS, whose protein sequence is MDVVFGLIPMMLFFGFLVVVVFIWMAKSGQFDDLDGAANSIFMDEEFDEELKKKETDSKMTELSESKEDNSSS, encoded by the coding sequence ATGGATGTGGTATTTGGATTAATTCCTATGATGCTCTTCTTTGGGTTTTTGGTGGTTGTGGTGTTTATTTGGATGGCGAAGTCGGGTCAATTTGATGATCTTGATGGTGCGGCGAATAGCATTTTTATGGATGAAGAGTTCGATGAAGAGTTAAAGAAAAAAGAAACAGATTCAAAAATGACGGAATTATCAGAATCAAAAGAAGATAACTCCTCCAGCTAG